The window AACTGGTGGCGGCAACGGGCATGCTCTCTGAGTTTATCCCTCCCAATCATCGCGGGCGTTGGTATGCGCTTATGTCCTGTCTGATCAATTTCGGGATGTTCCTGCAAACCGTTTTAAGTCAGTACCTTATTCCAAACTACAGCTGGCGATCCATGTTTCTTGTTGCTGCCGTAGGGGCGCTCGCATTGTGGTTCGCGCGCAAGAATATGCCGGAATCTCCGCGCTGGCTTGAGCAGCAAGGTCGTTTCGAGGAAGCGGATGCCATTCTTACTAAAATCGAAACCGAAGTACAAACTCAGATTGGGGCTCCATTGCCTGATCCTGTTGTGCATGCCAGGCAAGCACAAAGCACAGCGTCCCTTGCCAGTCTCTTCAAGCCGGGCATTATTTCACGTACTATTGTCGCGAGCATTATATGCATCGTGGTCAACACAACGGCATTCAGTTTTGTGACGTGGTTGCCAACGTTTTTTGTCAAGGAGGGCCTGTCGGTTGCATCATCACTTGAGTTCCTGACGTTTATGTCCTTTGGTGGACCGATAGGCGCCATTGTCGGGTATTTGCTGGCAGATAAACTGGGGCGTCGCGTGGGGATTTTATGCTCAGTTCCATGTGCGCTTGTTTTTGCGTTAATTTATCCTTTTACAAGAGATCCGATTCTGACTCCTTTGGTTGGGTTCTTTTTCCTTACGTCCCTCTATGCTTTCTTTGCTTTCGGCTTTTATGGGTACCTTGGCGAATTGTTTCCCACGGCGTTTCGTCTGCGCGGAATCGGCTTTGCGCACA of the Advenella mimigardefordensis DPN7 genome contains:
- a CDS encoding MFS transporter; the encoded protein is MVNAGARLDRLPITAFHRKLLYLIGLGGLFDSFDIYLGGSVLAALVEEGWSDVNMNAWFISATFGGMTLGAWLAGVLGDRYGRKFTYQTNLLIFGLASLAAVFAPSMSWLIFFRFVMGLGLGAELVAATGMLSEFIPPNHRGRWYALMSCLINFGMFLQTVLSQYLIPNYSWRSMFLVAAVGALALWFARKNMPESPRWLEQQGRFEEADAILTKIETEVQTQIGAPLPDPVVHARQAQSTASLASLFKPGIISRTIVASIICIVVNTTAFSFVTWLPTFFVKEGLSVASSLEFLTFMSFGGPIGAIVGYLLADKLGRRVGILCSVPCALVFALIYPFTRDPILTPLVGFFFLTSLYAFFAFGFYGYLGELFPTAFRLRGIGFAHTVGRAATMATPFIVAVLYTHYEIYGVIGLVAISLVSVFIAVLFWGLETRNRTLEQLEENVDIMQNSEADAGLVSRTSP